DNA from Elaeis guineensis isolate ETL-2024a chromosome 2, EG11, whole genome shotgun sequence:
AGCTTGTTATTTCATATTACCTATCATTGATATTGTTCAAATGAAGCATCCTCGAGCAAGTTCTCTCTGATTTTGGCTGCCCGATAAGAATCTGTTGCTCTGCCTGCTTCACCCTGCTAAAGATACTTTCTGTCGTATGTTGGTGTGTTACTGGTACCTGGCTGGGTTGTATCTTCGGTCACTAATTCTATCCCCAGTTGGCCTATGTTCCATGGTACTCCATCCTCAGCGGTGATGGATATGTCTGATTGGGATGGTGAAGTTGCTCTAGATATCTCCGGATGAGCTGGTGAATTTGCAGGCGTAAATGCTGGACTGGAGTTCCTTCTTGTTAGGTTTCTCCTTGTTACTCTTCGCCATTTCCTCAAGGCCAAAACGACACACACTGCAAATATTGTCTCCTTCATTGACGATCCCATCTTAATACAAACGAATCCAACCATCCGTGTGAGGGTAAGTAAATGTTCAAAAATACGCCAAATTTTTAATGAATCTGTGAACAATGTGTCCGCCTGCCAGTGTGGCCAATGAGTACAGGGGTAGGATTCTGTATGTGCACAGGAACGGGATCGGTGTTCCAATTCCAAGGCCAAGGGCATCAGCCACTGCTTGTCGAAGGTAGCGTGATCTGAACCCAAATTTGTACTGTTTAGCAGGTTAAGCACGTCGACGGTAatgagagatttggatttagaagAGAAGAATCTCATGCCCACCCAAGTCCATGCGAAGAATGCCAGCAGGAATGAGTTTCATAGTAGGAACAATCATATCATTATTATATAGGCAttatatgtacgtatatgtacAGACAAAAAAAAATGCTTGCAATGAGTTATTTAAACACAGATGGTGAGATATGATCAGTTTGCATTTCAATTCCTTTGGATTAAGAGAAATTAACTTGAGCTTGTGAATTGAGGGCAGAGAAGTGAGGAGAGAGACCAGTGCATAGGTGGATCAAATTATGTGTGTATCAGTAAATGCCTCCGTAATAGTGATCAAATTGAAGATGTGACTTGAGATAGGAAAAGTGATGCTTTAATTTATTGTTGGTTTCATTCTGAAAAATCAAAGTGGGGCTGTGGTGGGCGCTATATGCTATGAGACGTTAGAAGCTGCGGCCATGGAGATTAGTTTAGGGTCATTCTGTTCTGTCCAAATGCGTGGTTTTATCAGCACTTGATATTGGCTGCTTGGCTTAATCTCAAAGCAAACGTAAATAGTGCTTAAGAAACGATACGGGATTTTAGTGACTGGAGTTTACTTGAACGTTTATCTTTTGCTTAAAACAATTTAAAATTCAAGCTGGTTCGTGTTGGTGTTCTTTTATTAGAGGGGATGACAGATGCATCGTATACACAGACAATTTAGCAATTGTCAGAGTTAGTGAGAAATAGGATGAGTTGGACGCATTCGAACGTTTTACCTGAAATAGGATGAATTGGGAGATAAAGAATCCAGCGTGACCTGCCATACCAGAACAAGTTATTGTCCGGCTTCCCACAAATTGCTCCAGGAACGACGGGGCCTCATAAGTACTCTTGAGCGTACATAACGGTAACAATGACCCCCAGCTTTGTTCCCCTTATCAGATGCATCGCTGGCTCTTTATTTCTCCACAACTTAGGTCGCGAATCAAGAGAAGCTCAAGAGATTTGTTATTCGTCTACCTTCACCGGGTGATTTTTGAGATAGAGTAGTTGCACTAGATGAGAGAAACTTGGTTTGTGCTATGAATATGGATAATTCCTTATCATGTTACCTCATGCCACCTTCATTAATATTGGTGTGCTTATGATCTGCTTTTGCTTTCTCTTTTCATGGTTttggtcttgcatcattcttaagatctttttttctttttcctaaaCAAGTTAGTGGATTAAGTTGGTCTATTTTTTGCTTGTTCTGTTGTTGATAGTAGGATCGGGTGATTTGGTGCTACAAGTGATATAAAAGAGTCGAGATTTCTGTGTTACTTGGCTGACAAGTATCTGCGACATAAGGGTCGGCACTGAAAATTCAAATGAGAATATTAAAAAGACAAAATGGTGTCATATTGCTAGTGTTCATCGATCATGACACAAAGGTATACATCAACAATTTCATCATCAAGAAAAGAGgagctctttttttttattatcatattttaacTTGAAGGGAGGAAAAGTCCATCCAAATTTGTTAAGAGACGTTGAAGTTATATGGCATAATTTCACTATGGTAGTTGGGTATTTTTGTACCGCTTGTAATGTTATGGAACGAACGTAATCATTCATCCTACTTTCAGAGTTGGTGCTTTCAATTCAGAGTGTTGTTGCAATCAGAAGTCTCCAAGAAATAAAAATGATCTGTTTATTGATGCACACTTTAAGTCTACATACTCCCTTaggattttattttgataaaatcccTAGTCAACAGATTAGTTGATTGGCTGTCTTGGCTCGAGTCCCTGAAGTGTTGATCCAAGGACTTCAAGTATTCTTTCGGAGCAGTTGATGATTTAATCAGAGTTGCATGGTATTGGATGTGACCTAATAGGATGTGCAGAGACTACTTCCCTTGTTATCGATAAGCAGTGAGGTATAAGAACACAACTGATAAGTTACAAGCCAATTGAGTCAAGGTCTTATATATTCTTTATGCACAGAGGGATATTTCAGATATGATGATAAGGTTAACCAACCTGTCAAACCTTCATCTGTCTAATCAACTAAATTGTGAAATTAAGAAGGTTACCGAGCTCAAAAAGGAAGCTCTTTTACCAACAAAAACACCCTCCCATCTAATTCCTTCGCTCTTTCATCCACTCAAAAGAGATCTCACCATCATAAGCTAACCTATTGCTAGTAGCGGGGGTGATCTCTTCTTCCACTATCTCCCCCACAACATGCTCTGTGCCCCTTCGTGTGCAAACAAGTTCAAGGGAGCTAGCTTCATGTGCATCAGATACTGGAGTGTTGATTGTACAAGATGGTGAGGGCACCGTGGAGAAAACATTGTGGACACTGTGAGAGCTTGGTCGAGCAGCCTGATTCCGCGATCCGGATGCTTTGGGTGCCAAATTTTGGTTTGCAATCTTGTGCCAATTCTTCAGACCCCGAACGACGCGTTCGGTGAACACTGCTTTCCTCATGAACGTACCCATCTAATTCAAACATAACCAGTCACAGAGATGGAGTGAGACCAAGATATGCCAAAAACAATCATTTACATTTGTTGAATGATTTAGATTAACATGTCATATGTAGAGATTTACCTGTGAGACTAATGCATATAGAGGCAGGGCTACATAACCACATAAGAATTGAACAAGTATGCCAATAATTATGGTTAGGACAATGTCGACATTCTCTCTGTGAAAGCAAGATCTCCATCCAAATTTGTACTGTTTAATTGAGCAGGTTAGGTCAATACTAATTAACAAACTGTTAGGTGGATGAAAACAGCCTTACCCATGTCCATGCAAAGAATGCCAGCTGAAAGGAATTCTGCGAAGGCTCAATAAACTCTTTATGTAAGCATTGCAACCAGAACATTACCATCAGTAAAAGATGAAATGGCGTAAAAAGATGGTAGACTAGGACTGACTTGAAATAGGATGAAATGGATGAGATGGAGAACCAACTGAGGGCGGCCAAACCAAAAGAGATCGTTTTTGGGCTGCACCAGCAATGATCCTACCACAACAGCAGACTGTTCACTGCTTTCCAGACACATTATGGTGATGGCATCTTCCAGCTTTGTTCCCACGGCCAGAAGTACCTGCATCAAGAGTTGAAAGGAATGCTTTCTTTCACAAGGGCTTCTTTATCAGAGAAGAGAGTCTGAACTTACCACCAGGGGAATAAAGGGCAGCCAAAAATAGTTATAGAATCCTGTTTACCAAAAAAAGGCGCAGTGAGAATTTGATCGGAGAgcttcataatagcaatcattaAATCATTTTCCGACCATCCTATCTATGTCATCAACATGGTTTGACACCATGAATAGAAGTCGTCCTCAAAAACATTGGTGAACTTGATAGAACCATTCttggatggagagagagagagagattactcCGAGCATTAAAGAAGATGAAAAGAACTGCAAACGTCCAGACCCAAACACTGCAAATAGAATGGCAGGACTTATTAGCTTGCTACGTGTCAAAGAACCAATGCGGAAATACATTATGGACGGAATATTACCTCGTTCCCACCACCATGACAAGGTCCTCATCCATTGCTCTGTTAAGAAACTTATGAAAATTAAAGTTGCTCTTTTTAGATAAGTGGGCCTGATGAACAAGGGGACAATACAATCTaacatcaaaaga
Protein-coding regions in this window:
- the LOC105043415 gene encoding MLO-like protein 12 isoform X2, with protein sequence MLYIRKQTKPDQTSDSHISLLSIMLSLEFTSTWAVATVCLALIAVGILAEHGFHHLAKCLQKRRRKSLSQALSRVESELMQLGFVSLLLTVAQQPISKICIPSRLGDSFLPCKDAPYSSNASATGSPCQEMKKWESWEEETRSLEYQVSHDSRRFKLRRQTSFGRRHLRFWSNHSLLRWPVCFLRQFIGSVSKADYFALRRGFMAAHLSKKSNFNFHKFLNRAMDEDLVMVVGTSVWVWTFAVLFIFFNARRFYNYFWLPFIPLVVLLAVGTKLEDAITIMCLESSEQSAVVVGSLLVQPKNDLFWFGRPQLVLHLIHFILFQNSFQLAFFAWTWYKFGWRSCFHRENVDIVLTIIIGILVQFLCGYVALPLYALVSQMGTFMRKAVFTERVVRGLKNWHKIANQNLAPKASGSRNQAARPSSHSVHNVFSTVPSPSCTINTPVSDAHEASSLELVCTRRGTEHVVGEIVEEEITPATSNRLAYDGEISFEWMKERRN
- the LOC105043415 gene encoding MLO-like protein 12 isoform X1, with the protein product MLYIRKQTKPDQTSDSHISLLSIMLSLEFTSTWAVATVCLALIAVGILAEHGFHHLAKCLQKRRRKSLSQALSRVESELMQLGFVSLLLTVAQQPISKICIPSRLGDSFLPCKDAPYSSNASATGSPCQEGKISLVSSGGMNELQTLIFSLALSHVLSCLLTMGLGLAKMKKWESWEEETRSLEYQVSHDSRRFKLRRQTSFGRRHLRFWSNHSLLRWPVCFLRQFIGSVSKADYFALRRGFMAAHLSKKSNFNFHKFLNRAMDEDLVMVVGTSVWVWTFAVLFIFFNARRFYNYFWLPFIPLVVLLAVGTKLEDAITIMCLESSEQSAVVVGSLLVQPKNDLFWFGRPQLVLHLIHFILFQNSFQLAFFAWTWYKFGWRSCFHRENVDIVLTIIIGILVQFLCGYVALPLYALVSQMGTFMRKAVFTERVVRGLKNWHKIANQNLAPKASGSRNQAARPSSHSVHNVFSTVPSPSCTINTPVSDAHEASSLELVCTRRGTEHVVGEIVEEEITPATSNRLAYDGEISFEWMKERRN